In the Pseudomonas orientalis genome, one interval contains:
- a CDS encoding translocation/assembly module TamB domain-containing protein — MRGLKIAGLALVAILALLLLALWSVLGTQAGSRWALGQVPGLSVENFQGHLDGQWRADHLLWQQDGSRVELNAPIFDWSPGCLLRMTLCINRLEVEQVSLEFAPGAEESDSGPIQLPDLKLPVALQLGDVRIGSLLFNGSEELKGLQLAAHWTTAGMQIDSVHLQRDDLVLDLAGLLQPTGDWPLNATGNLSLPYAPGGAPWTIALKLEGDLLKTLKLDADSSGYLPAKLTGELQPLVEHLPAQLHITSESFKPSADLPDTLQLNQLDLSAKGDLSKGYQLLGKAVLPAEKGPVDLQLKGKVDAKGAQIAGLDLMAGDKQSLKLSANLDWQQGFSADAKIDWLDFPWHRLYPVIDEPQVALRTFNGEISYKDGNYLGNLKADLDGPAGKFNVVSPFSGDLKQVFLPELKLSAGQGKAEGHLNLQFADGIAWDTALDLSALNPAYWVAELPGTLAGPLRSKGEFKNEQLKLNADLDLKGRLRGQTAVLAAKAEGAGEQWTLANLDIRLGDNRINGSGSLQQRLAGQIDIKLARLAQLWPQLRGQVNGRVEVAGTLKAPQGKLDLNGQQLAFADNRLQTLNLDANLDSAQRAKLDLKASGIQSGETQVGNLTASAQGDIKSQKVQLALTGPLVKLALALDGNLDKDDWRGRLASGDVQAGGQDWRLQAPAKIERLADGKLTFGAHCWVSGGASLCGEDQRLMPEPKLRYHLKQFPLDSLAAFLPKDFAWQGRLNADVQLDLPQSGPKGVVAVDASGGTLRVRDKGQWLDFPYDTLKMETTLNPKRIDTQLNFRGGKLGELLLQAQINPLPNNKPVTGTFSLAGLDLSVARPFVPMVEKLTGKLNGSGRISGGLLAPLVNGNLNLVDGEVSGPELPISLEGLNLQAQIAGESVQLNGGWHSGKAGQGSLTGQIDWGRALLVDLSLKGSQLPVTVEPYAKLEVAPDLKISLKDDKLAIAGKVHIPRGDITVRELPPSTVKVSDDTVIIGSQTEEGKPPMAMAMDIDVEVGEDQLNFAGFGLTAKVQGHVHIGDNMDTRGELWLNDGRYRAYGQRLNVRRARLLFAGPLDQPFLDIEAVRVVVESSRTVTAGIRLSGSAEQPTTQIFSEPTMAQEDALSYLVLGRSRTNTGEDNNMLAEAALGLGLMGSTGVTSDIANKLGIQDFDLDTQGTGNSTAVVASGKINEKLSLRYGVGVFEPANTIALRYLLSKKVYLEVATGVASSLDVFYKRDF, encoded by the coding sequence ATGCGTGGTTTGAAAATAGCGGGGCTGGCGCTGGTCGCCATCCTCGCCTTGCTGTTATTGGCGCTGTGGTCGGTGCTCGGCACCCAGGCGGGCAGTCGTTGGGCCTTGGGCCAGGTGCCAGGTTTGAGCGTGGAAAATTTCCAGGGGCACCTGGACGGGCAGTGGCGTGCCGACCATCTGCTGTGGCAACAGGACGGCAGCCGCGTCGAGCTGAATGCACCGATATTCGACTGGTCGCCCGGCTGCCTGCTGCGCATGACCCTGTGCATCAACCGACTGGAGGTGGAACAGGTCAGCCTGGAATTCGCCCCCGGTGCCGAAGAAAGCGACAGCGGGCCGATTCAACTCCCCGACCTGAAACTGCCGGTTGCCCTGCAGTTGGGCGATGTGCGCATCGGCAGCCTGCTGTTCAACGGCAGTGAAGAACTCAAGGGTCTGCAACTGGCGGCGCACTGGACCACCGCCGGTATGCAGATCGACTCGGTGCATCTGCAGCGCGACGATCTGGTACTGGACCTCGCCGGCCTGCTGCAACCTACCGGCGATTGGCCGCTGAATGCAACCGGTAACCTGAGCTTGCCCTATGCGCCGGGCGGCGCACCCTGGACCATCGCCCTCAAGCTCGAGGGCGACCTGCTCAAGACCCTCAAGCTCGACGCCGACAGCAGCGGCTACCTGCCGGCCAAGCTCACCGGCGAGCTGCAACCCCTGGTGGAACATTTGCCTGCGCAGTTGCACATCACCTCCGAGTCGTTCAAGCCCAGCGCAGACCTGCCCGATACCCTGCAACTCAACCAACTGGACCTGAGCGCCAAAGGCGACCTGAGCAAGGGCTACCAGTTGCTGGGCAAGGCCGTGCTACCGGCCGAAAAAGGCCCGGTGGATTTACAGCTCAAGGGCAAGGTTGACGCCAAGGGCGCGCAGATCGCCGGCCTGGACCTGATGGCCGGCGACAAGCAAAGCCTCAAGCTCAGTGCCAACCTGGACTGGCAGCAAGGCTTCAGTGCGGACGCCAAGATCGACTGGCTGGATTTTCCCTGGCATCGCCTCTATCCGGTCATCGACGAGCCGCAAGTGGCCTTGCGCACCTTCAATGGTGAAATCTCCTATAAAGACGGCAACTACCTGGGCAATCTCAAGGCCGACCTCGACGGCCCGGCGGGCAAGTTCAATGTGGTCAGCCCCTTTAGTGGCGACCTCAAGCAAGTCTTCCTGCCTGAGCTGAAGCTGAGCGCCGGCCAGGGCAAGGCCGAAGGCCACCTGAACCTGCAATTCGCCGACGGCATTGCCTGGGACACCGCCCTGGATCTGTCGGCGCTGAACCCGGCCTACTGGGTCGCGGAATTGCCCGGCACCCTGGCCGGGCCGCTACGCAGCAAAGGCGAGTTCAAGAACGAACAGCTCAAGCTCAACGCCGACCTCGACCTCAAGGGCCGCCTGCGCGGCCAAACCGCCGTGCTCGCGGCCAAGGCCGAAGGCGCCGGCGAACAATGGACCCTCGCCAACCTGGACATCCGCCTGGGCGATAACCGCATCAACGGCAGCGGCAGCCTGCAACAGCGCCTGGCCGGGCAGATCGACATCAAGCTGGCGCGCCTGGCCCAGCTCTGGCCGCAACTGCGTGGGCAAGTCAACGGGCGTGTCGAGGTGGCCGGTACCTTGAAAGCCCCTCAAGGCAAGCTCGACCTCAATGGCCAGCAACTGGCCTTTGCCGACAACCGCCTGCAAACCCTCAACCTGGACGCCAACCTCGATAGCGCCCAGCGCGCCAAGCTTGACCTCAAGGCCAGCGGTATTCAAAGCGGCGAGACGCAAGTCGGCAACCTCACTGCCAGCGCCCAGGGCGATATCAAAAGCCAGAAAGTCCAGCTGGCCCTGACCGGCCCGCTGGTCAAACTGGCCCTGGCCCTGGACGGCAACCTCGATAAAGACGACTGGCGCGGGCGCCTGGCCAGCGGCGACGTGCAAGCCGGTGGCCAGGACTGGCGGCTGCAAGCCCCGGCGAAGATCGAACGCCTGGCCGATGGCAAGCTGACCTTTGGCGCACACTGCTGGGTCTCCGGCGGCGCCAGCCTGTGTGGCGAGGACCAGCGCCTGATGCCCGAGCCGAAGCTGCGCTACCACCTCAAGCAATTCCCCCTCGACAGCCTCGCGGCCTTCTTGCCCAAAGACTTCGCCTGGCAGGGCAGGCTCAACGCCGATGTGCAACTGGACCTGCCCCAGAGCGGCCCCAAAGGCGTGGTCGCGGTGGACGCCAGTGGCGGCACCTTGCGCGTGCGCGACAAAGGCCAGTGGCTGGATTTCCCCTACGACACCCTGAAAATGGAAACCACCCTCAACCCCAAGCGCATCGACACCCAGCTGAATTTCCGTGGCGGCAAGCTCGGCGAGTTGTTGTTGCAGGCACAGATCAACCCGCTGCCGAACAACAAACCGGTCACTGGCACCTTCAGCCTCGCCGGCCTGGACCTTTCCGTCGCGCGGCCCTTTGTGCCCATGGTGGAAAAACTCACCGGCAAGCTCAACGGCAGCGGCCGCATCTCCGGCGGCTTGCTCGCGCCCCTGGTCAACGGCAACCTGAACCTGGTGGACGGCGAAGTCTCCGGGCCAGAACTGCCGATCAGCCTCGAGGGCCTGAACCTGCAAGCGCAGATCGCTGGCGAAAGCGTGCAGCTCAATGGCGGCTGGCACAGTGGCAAGGCCGGGCAGGGCAGCCTCACGGGCCAGATCGACTGGGGCCGCGCACTGCTGGTCGACCTCAGCCTCAAAGGTTCGCAACTGCCGGTCACCGTGGAGCCTTACGCCAAGCTGGAAGTGGCGCCCGACCTGAAGATCAGCCTCAAGGACGACAAACTGGCGATTGCCGGCAAAGTCCACATCCCCCGTGGCGACATCACCGTACGCGAACTGCCGCCTTCGACCGTCAAGGTCTCCGACGACACCGTGATCATCGGCAGCCAGACCGAAGAGGGTAAACCGCCGATGGCCATGGCCATGGATATCGACGTGGAAGTGGGGGAAGACCAGCTCAACTTCGCCGGCTTCGGCCTCACCGCCAAGGTCCAGGGCCATGTGCACATCGGCGACAACATGGACACCCGCGGCGAGCTGTGGCTCAACGACGGCCGCTACCGCGCTTACGGCCAGCGCCTCAACGTGCGTCGCGCACGCCTGTTGTTCGCCGGGCCGCTGGACCAACCCTTCCTGGACATCGAAGCCGTGCGCGTGGTGGTCGAATCATCCCGCACCGTGACCGCCGGTATTCGCCTGAGCGGCAGCGCCGAACAGCCCACCACGCAGATCTTCTCCGAGCCGACCATGGCCCAGGAAGATGCGCTGTCGTACCTGGTGCTGGGCCGTTCGCGCACCAACACCGGCGAAGACAACAACATGCTCGCCGAAGCCGCCTTGGGCCTGGGTTTGATGGGCAGTACCGGTGTGACCTCGGACATTGCCAATAAGCTGGGGATTCAAGATTTTGATCTGGATACCCAAGGCACCGGCAACAGTACGGCGGTGGTGGCCAGCGGCAAGATCAACGAGAAGCTCAGCCTGCGTTATGGGGTCGGGGTGTTCGAACCGGCTAACACTATTGCGTTGCGTTATTTGCTGAGCAAGAAGGTGTACCTGGAGGTGGCGACGGGTGTGGCCAGTTCTCTGGATGTTTTCTATAAGCGCGATTTCTAA
- a CDS encoding autotransporter assembly complex protein TamA produces the protein MKFPGRFTSGLILLFTSCGALAQSELDVRIKPSNDALKANIEGYIGGVGDRDEEALLRFSRGAEEQARKAAQALGFYQPRIASDVKGGKNPRLTLTIDPGEPVHLRNVTLRVDGPAASLKGFRVRASDDLKPGAVLNHGHYDDAKRLIQNQASRYGFFSGRFTSQKLAVDPQAGVADIELIYDSGPRYSMGKVSFSGDTPFDEELLQRMVPFKPGTPYDSELVAELNQNLQASGFFDSVRVDASPTASTNDVIPVAVQLDTRKPRTMGLGLGFSTDVGPRGKANWTRHWVNPQGHSYGWEAELSAPRQNVGLWYDIPLDPPLTDKLRFAGGYQNEEIANTDTLSKLLTLGPEWHSKLPSGWTRVISLKYQREEYRLGNDSGLSNLVMPGISYSYLRSDNRIDPHNGYRLMFDSKVAKEGLGSDTNLLYGTATIKGLTTLWDNHRFLGRAQVGGSATNGYKSVPPSLRFFAGGDQSVRGYEYQTLSPENDRGDRIGGRYMVALSAEYQYSITEKWRIATFIDQGNSFNTLDMPSLKTGVGVGVRWVSPVGPIRLDLAHALEDPGGVRLHFSMGPEL, from the coding sequence ATGAAGTTTCCAGGAAGATTTACCAGCGGCTTGATTCTGCTGTTCACAAGCTGCGGCGCTTTGGCGCAAAGCGAACTGGACGTGCGGATCAAACCCTCAAATGACGCGCTGAAAGCCAACATCGAAGGCTACATCGGCGGGGTTGGCGATCGTGATGAAGAAGCCCTGCTGCGATTCAGCCGTGGGGCCGAAGAACAGGCGCGCAAAGCGGCCCAGGCGCTGGGTTTCTATCAGCCCCGGATTGCCAGCGATGTGAAGGGCGGCAAGAATCCGCGCCTGACCCTCACCATCGATCCCGGCGAGCCGGTGCATCTGCGCAACGTTACCCTGCGGGTCGACGGGCCGGCGGCGAGCCTCAAGGGATTTCGCGTGCGCGCCAGCGACGATCTCAAGCCCGGCGCGGTGCTCAATCACGGCCATTACGACGACGCCAAGCGCCTGATCCAGAACCAGGCGTCGCGCTACGGCTTTTTCAGCGGGCGCTTTACCAGCCAGAAACTTGCCGTCGACCCTCAAGCAGGCGTGGCCGACATCGAACTCATTTACGACAGCGGCCCGCGCTACAGCATGGGTAAGGTCAGCTTCAGCGGCGACACGCCCTTTGACGAAGAGCTGTTGCAACGCATGGTGCCGTTCAAACCTGGCACGCCCTATGACTCCGAACTGGTCGCCGAACTCAACCAGAACCTGCAGGCCAGTGGTTTTTTCGACAGCGTGCGCGTGGACGCCAGCCCCACAGCCTCGACCAATGACGTGATTCCGGTGGCCGTGCAACTGGACACGCGCAAACCACGCACCATGGGCCTGGGCCTGGGGTTCTCAACCGACGTCGGCCCGCGCGGCAAGGCCAACTGGACGCGCCACTGGGTCAACCCCCAGGGCCACAGTTATGGCTGGGAAGCCGAGTTGTCGGCGCCGCGCCAGAACGTCGGCCTGTGGTACGACATTCCACTGGATCCTCCGCTCACCGACAAGTTGCGTTTCGCCGGCGGCTATCAGAATGAAGAGATCGCCAACACCGACACCTTGAGCAAGCTGCTCACCCTCGGCCCCGAATGGCACAGCAAGTTGCCCAGCGGCTGGACGCGGGTGATCTCGCTCAAATACCAGCGTGAAGAGTATCGCCTGGGCAATGACTCGGGCTTGAGCAACCTGGTGATGCCGGGCATCAGCTACTCCTACCTGCGCAGCGACAACCGCATCGATCCGCACAACGGCTATCGCCTGATGTTCGACAGCAAAGTCGCCAAGGAAGGGCTCGGTTCCGACACCAACCTGCTGTATGGCACCGCCACGATCAAGGGCTTGACCACCTTGTGGGATAACCACCGCTTTCTTGGCCGCGCGCAAGTAGGGGGCAGTGCCACCAATGGCTACAAATCCGTGCCACCGTCGCTGCGCTTCTTCGCCGGTGGCGACCAGAGCGTGCGCGGTTATGAATACCAGACCCTGTCGCCGGAAAACGATCGCGGCGACCGCATCGGTGGCCGCTACATGGTGGCGCTGAGCGCCGAGTACCAATATTCCATCACTGAAAAATGGCGGATCGCGACCTTTATCGACCAGGGCAACTCGTTCAATACGCTGGACATGCCCAGCCTGAAAACCGGCGTGGGTGTCGGTGTGCGCTGGGTCTCGCCCGTGGGCCCGATCCGCCTCGACCTGGCCCATGCCCTGGAAGACCCGGGAGGCGTTCGATTGCACTTTTCCATGGGGCCTGAGCTGTGA
- a CDS encoding GNAT family N-acetyltransferase — translation MPDTSTAAAQIRVLNSGYSREARSLLYQAYRHEPTFAYIFEAERPGYEQRVRATVRELVKQHFFQKLPAIGLFVNDRLIGVALIAPPQRRLGITESWAWQIRMWLSTGVRGTRRYLEYHQAVLACLPAESVHVLPLLGIHPQLQGQHYGEQLLEAVHNWCADDPHSSGVVLDTGNSRYLDFYKRQGYEEIGEIAVGPVLEHVFFHPNPQALRAATA, via the coding sequence ATGCCTGACACTTCGACGGCCGCTGCCCAAATCCGTGTACTCAATAGCGGTTATTCCCGCGAAGCGCGTTCTCTGCTGTACCAGGCCTACCGTCACGAACCGACCTTCGCCTATATCTTCGAAGCCGAGCGGCCAGGTTATGAACAGCGCGTGCGCGCCACGGTGCGGGAGCTGGTCAAGCAGCATTTCTTCCAGAAACTTCCGGCCATCGGCCTGTTCGTCAACGACCGTTTGATCGGTGTCGCCCTTATCGCGCCGCCGCAACGGCGCCTGGGCATCACCGAGAGCTGGGCCTGGCAGATCCGCATGTGGCTGAGCACCGGTGTGCGCGGTACACGGCGTTACCTCGAATACCACCAGGCCGTGTTGGCGTGCCTGCCTGCAGAGTCGGTGCATGTGTTGCCGTTGCTGGGCATTCACCCGCAGCTGCAAGGTCAACACTACGGCGAACAACTGCTTGAAGCGGTCCACAACTGGTGCGCCGATGACCCGCATTCATCGGGCGTAGTGCTCGACACGGGCAATTCCCGATACCTGGATTTCTATAAGCGCCAGGGCTATGAGGAAATCGGTGAAATAGCCGTAGGACCCGTCCTGGAGCATGTGTTTTTTCATCCCAATCCCCAGGCGTTACGTGCTGCAACGGCTTGA
- the xthA gene encoding exodeoxyribonuclease III: protein MKIVSFNINGLRARPHQLAALIEKHQPDVIGLQETKVHDDQFPLAEVQALGYHVYYHGQKGHYGVALLSRKEALSVHKGFASDEEDAQRRFIWGTFADETGNPVIIMNGYFPQGESRDHPTKFPAKQRFYEDLQQLLESRFSNDQALVVMGDVNISPQDCDIGIGADNAKRWLKTGKCSFLPEEREWMARLKNWGLVDSFRHLNPEVTDRFSWFDYRSRGFEDEPKRGLRIDVIMASNGLLPRVKDAGVDYDLRALEKPSDHAPIWLELS, encoded by the coding sequence ATGAAAATCGTCTCCTTCAATATCAACGGGCTGCGTGCCCGCCCTCATCAGCTGGCGGCGCTGATTGAAAAGCATCAGCCGGACGTCATTGGCCTGCAGGAAACCAAGGTCCACGACGACCAGTTCCCGCTGGCCGAGGTCCAGGCGCTGGGCTATCACGTTTATTACCATGGCCAGAAAGGCCATTACGGTGTGGCCCTGCTCTCGCGCAAGGAAGCGTTAAGCGTGCACAAGGGTTTTGCCAGCGATGAAGAAGACGCCCAGCGCCGGTTTATCTGGGGCACCTTCGCCGACGAAACCGGCAACCCGGTCATCATCATGAACGGCTACTTTCCACAAGGTGAAAGCCGCGACCACCCCACCAAATTCCCGGCCAAACAGCGCTTCTATGAAGACCTGCAACAACTGCTGGAAAGCCGCTTCAGCAATGATCAGGCCCTGGTGGTGATGGGCGACGTGAATATTTCCCCACAGGACTGCGACATCGGCATCGGCGCCGACAACGCCAAACGCTGGCTGAAAACCGGCAAGTGCAGCTTCCTGCCGGAAGAGCGCGAGTGGATGGCCCGCCTGAAAAACTGGGGCCTGGTGGACAGCTTCCGTCACTTGAACCCTGAGGTGACCGACCGTTTCAGCTGGTTCGATTACCGCAGCCGTGGCTTTGAGGACGAGCCCAAGCGTGGGCTGCGCATCGATGTGATCATGGCGTCCAACGGCTTGCTCCCGCGGGTCAAGGATGCCGGCGTCGATTATGATTTGCGGGCACTGGAAAAGCCGTCGGACCATGCGCCGATCTGGTTGGAATTGAGTTAA
- a CDS encoding substrate-binding domain-containing protein yields MRLRVLLLLTLFPFFAVSSPLPLPDQGPALRIQGSNTIGAGLGPALVKGLMERQGLQGVHSEAAEGANEQRVIGKTRQGKTVFIDIAAHGSSTGFAALKNNSADLAASSRPINDHELVALEPLGDMKSPDAEQVIAIDGLAIILNPQNRLNTLNTEQLAQIFNGQISTWEALGGSGGAIHVYARDDRSGTYDTFKELVLNRRDKPLAASARRFESSEALSDAVSRDPQGIGFIGLPYVRQAKAVAVVDGDSQPMLPLSSLIATEDYPLSRRLYFYLPLATHNPWAKALVDFAQSSQGQAIVAANGFIAQHVQAIGVEPRASMPGDYQAIVRNAQRLTVNFRFEEGSASLDNKARQDVQRVVAYLKSHGKLHKQVTLVGFGDAKDDPQRAALLSKLRAMAVRRELVKSGVILRDIRGFGGQMPVAANTADEGRIKNRRVEVWVY; encoded by the coding sequence ATGAGGCTGCGCGTTCTGTTACTGCTGACGCTTTTCCCGTTTTTCGCTGTGTCCTCCCCTCTCCCGCTTCCCGATCAAGGCCCGGCACTGCGCATCCAGGGCTCCAACACCATCGGCGCGGGGTTGGGGCCGGCCCTGGTCAAGGGGTTGATGGAGCGCCAGGGTTTGCAAGGCGTGCACAGCGAAGCCGCCGAGGGCGCCAATGAGCAGCGTGTGATCGGCAAAACCCGTCAGGGTAAAACCGTATTCATCGACATAGCCGCCCATGGCTCCAGCACCGGTTTTGCCGCGCTGAAAAACAACAGCGCCGACCTGGCCGCGTCATCGCGCCCGATCAACGACCACGAACTGGTCGCCCTCGAGCCTCTGGGCGACATGAAAAGTCCCGACGCCGAACAGGTGATCGCCATAGACGGCCTGGCGATCATCCTTAACCCGCAGAATCGGCTGAACACCCTCAACACCGAGCAACTGGCGCAAATATTCAATGGCCAGATCAGCACCTGGGAAGCACTGGGCGGCAGTGGCGGCGCCATTCATGTGTACGCCCGCGACGACCGGTCCGGTACCTACGACACCTTCAAGGAGCTGGTGCTGAATCGCCGCGACAAACCGCTGGCCGCGTCGGCCCGGCGTTTCGAGTCCAGTGAAGCGCTGTCCGATGCGGTCAGCCGGGACCCTCAGGGCATCGGTTTTATCGGGCTGCCCTACGTACGCCAAGCCAAGGCCGTGGCGGTGGTCGATGGCGACTCGCAACCGATGCTGCCACTGAGCAGCCTGATCGCCACCGAGGATTACCCGCTGTCACGACGACTGTACTTTTATCTGCCGCTGGCGACGCATAATCCCTGGGCCAAGGCATTGGTGGACTTTGCCCAAAGCAGCCAGGGCCAGGCCATCGTCGCGGCCAACGGCTTTATCGCACAGCACGTGCAGGCAATCGGCGTGGAACCCCGCGCCTCGATGCCAGGGGATTATCAAGCGATTGTGCGCAACGCCCAGCGCCTGACCGTGAACTTTCGTTTCGAGGAAGGCAGCGCCAGCCTGGACAACAAGGCGCGCCAGGATGTGCAGCGGGTGGTGGCCTACCTGAAAAGCCACGGCAAACTGCACAAGCAGGTGACGCTGGTGGGGTTTGGCGATGCCAAGGATGATCCGCAGCGGGCGGCCTTGCTATCGAAGTTGCGGGCCATGGCGGTGCGCCGGGAGTTGGTCAAAAGCGGCGTGATACTGCGCGATATTCGTGGGTTTGGCGGGCAGATGCCGGTGGCGGCAAATACGGCGGATGAAGGCCGGATCAAGAATCGGCGGGTGGAGGTTTGGGTGTACTGA
- a CDS encoding acyl-CoA dehydrogenase: protein MDFAYSPKVQELRERVSAFMDAYVYPAEPVFERQVSEGDRWQPTAIMEELKAKAKAEGLWNLFLPESELGAGLTNLEYAPLAEIMGRSLLGPEPFNCSAPDTGNMEVLVRYANEEQKQRWLEPLLRGEIRSAFAMTEPDVASSDATNMAARAERQGDEWVINGKKWWTSGACDPRCKILIFMGLSNPDAPRHQQHSMILVPVDTPGVKILRPLPVFGYDDAPHGHAEVLFDNVRVPYENVLLGEGRGFEIAQGRLGPGRIHHCMRSIGMAERALELMCKRSVSRSAFGKPLARLGGNIDKIADSRMEIDMARLLTLKAAYMMDTVGNKVAKSEIAQIKVVAPNVALKVIDRAIQIHGGAGVSNDFPLAYMYAMQRTLRLADGPDEVHRAAIGKFEIGKYVPKEMMRGGQ, encoded by the coding sequence ATGGATTTCGCCTATTCGCCCAAGGTTCAGGAACTGCGTGAACGCGTCAGCGCATTCATGGACGCTTACGTCTACCCGGCCGAGCCGGTGTTCGAACGCCAGGTCAGCGAAGGTGACCGCTGGCAGCCCACCGCCATCATGGAAGAGCTCAAAGCCAAGGCCAAAGCCGAGGGGTTGTGGAACCTGTTCCTGCCGGAATCCGAGCTGGGCGCCGGCCTGACCAACCTTGAGTACGCGCCATTGGCCGAGATCATGGGCCGCTCCTTGCTCGGCCCGGAACCGTTCAACTGTTCCGCGCCCGACACCGGCAACATGGAAGTGCTGGTGCGCTACGCCAACGAAGAGCAGAAACAACGCTGGCTCGAGCCGCTGCTGCGTGGCGAGATTCGTTCAGCCTTCGCCATGACCGAACCGGATGTAGCCTCCTCGGACGCCACCAACATGGCCGCCCGCGCCGAACGCCAGGGCGATGAATGGGTGATCAACGGCAAGAAGTGGTGGACCTCCGGCGCCTGCGACCCGCGCTGCAAGATCCTGATCTTCATGGGCCTGAGCAACCCGGATGCGCCGCGCCACCAGCAGCACTCGATGATCCTGGTGCCAGTGGACACGCCCGGCGTAAAAATCCTGCGCCCGCTGCCGGTATTCGGCTACGACGACGCGCCCCACGGCCACGCCGAAGTGTTGTTCGACAACGTACGCGTGCCTTACGAAAACGTGCTGTTGGGCGAGGGGCGCGGGTTTGAGATCGCCCAGGGCCGGCTCGGCCCGGGCCGTATCCACCACTGCATGCGCTCGATCGGCATGGCCGAGCGCGCGCTGGAATTGATGTGCAAACGCTCGGTCAGCCGCAGCGCCTTCGGCAAGCCGCTGGCCCGCCTGGGCGGCAATATCGACAAGATCGCCGACTCGCGCATGGAAATCGACATGGCGCGGCTGCTGACCTTGAAAGCGGCGTACATGATGGACACCGTGGGCAATAAAGTCGCCAAGAGCGAAATCGCCCAGATCAAGGTGGTTGCGCCGAATGTAGCGTTGAAGGTCATTGACCGTGCGATCCAGATTCACGGCGGTGCCGGGGTGTCCAATGACTTCCCGCTGGCCTATATGTACGCCATGCAGCGCACCCTGCGCCTGGCCGATGGCCCGGATGAAGTGCACCGTGCGGCGATCGGCAAGTTCGAGATTGGCAAGTATGTGCCCAAGGAGATGATGCGCGGCGGGCAGTGA
- a CDS encoding LysR family transcriptional regulator codes for MNLSKVDLNLFIVFDAIYTEANLTRAGQIVGITQPAVSNALARLRETFNDPLFVRTAQGMVPTPMAQNIIGPVRNALSLLRVSVQESRIFNPQQAAKTYRISMTDLTEAVILPALFQRLRRLAPTVVIESFLSKRRETTKELAAGRLDFAVDAPLNTDPQVRHVKLMEDRYVCAMRKGHPMAGKDKFTLDDYLSLTHIHISSRRNGLGHVDLALGKMGIQRKIALRSQHYLMASQVLQQTDMVMTVPERFARRHELHWFNLPVNDVPPVETHLYWHESTDQDPANRWMREQMIELCQQVTAHEKKLDKQQA; via the coding sequence ATGAATCTGAGCAAGGTCGACCTCAACCTCTTTATCGTCTTCGACGCGATCTACACCGAAGCCAACCTCACCCGAGCCGGGCAGATTGTCGGCATCACCCAGCCGGCGGTGTCCAACGCGCTGGCACGCCTGCGCGAGACCTTCAACGACCCGCTATTCGTGCGCACCGCCCAAGGCATGGTGCCTACGCCGATGGCGCAGAACATCATCGGCCCGGTGCGCAACGCATTGTCGTTGCTGCGGGTGTCGGTGCAGGAGAGCCGGATTTTCAATCCGCAACAGGCGGCCAAGACCTATCGCATCAGCATGACCGATCTCACCGAAGCCGTGATTTTGCCAGCACTGTTCCAGCGTCTGCGCCGCCTGGCGCCGACGGTGGTTATCGAGAGTTTCCTGTCCAAACGCCGCGAAACCACCAAGGAACTGGCCGCCGGACGCCTGGATTTCGCCGTGGATGCACCGCTCAACACCGACCCGCAAGTGCGTCACGTCAAGCTGATGGAGGACCGCTACGTGTGCGCCATGCGCAAGGGCCACCCGATGGCGGGCAAGGACAAATTCACCCTGGATGACTACCTCTCGCTGACCCATATTCATATTTCCAGCCGCCGCAACGGACTGGGGCACGTGGACCTGGCCCTGGGCAAGATGGGCATCCAGCGCAAGATCGCCCTGCGCTCCCAGCACTATCTGATGGCGTCGCAAGTATTGCAGCAGACCGACATGGTCATGACCGTGCCCGAACGCTTCGCCCGTCGCCATGAACTGCACTGGTTCAACCTGCCGGTCAACGACGTGCCGCCGGTGGAAACCCATTTGTACTGGCACGAAAGCACCGACCAGGACCCGGCGAACCGCTGGATGCGCGAACAGATGATCGAGTTGTGCCAGCAAGTCACGGCCCATGAGAAGAAACTGGATAAGCAACAGGCTTGA